From the genome of Gorilla gorilla gorilla isolate KB3781 chromosome 4, NHGRI_mGorGor1-v2.1_pri, whole genome shotgun sequence:
GGGCAGGGTGTAGGGCACAGGAGCCTGGCAGCCTCTAAACTCAAAATCCCGGCTCCACCAGGTAACCGTCTTGCAAAGACCAGTTTCCTTATTTACAACTCCCCCCACCGCGCAAGTGGAGGAGGAGCCAGCCGCGCCCAGGTCACAGTTTATTTGGCCCGCGCTACCAGTGGGCGGCCTGGCTGCCCGGCTAGGCGCCCCGCATGCGCAGCCCGCGTATGAGTTCGTGCACCGTCTTGTTGAGGATGCCCCCATGTACGCCGCGTCGGCCCATGAGCACCAGGAGCGCGCGCGGCGCACGGCCCACGCACACGGCGCGCGCGTCCAGCCCCTTGGTGCGTGCGTCCAGCACGCCATCACCGTCGGCCAGCAGGTGGTCGCGGATGACGCAGCAGCGGCGGCCCCCCACGCTCAGGCCCGCCTGCAGGAAGGTGTGCCTGTCCGGCCCCGTGAGCACGCCCACCTCCTGCGGCGAGATGGCCGCCAGCAGGCCCCCGGGCCGCGAAGCCCACACGCAGCTGTTGTCCGCATGGCCCACGATGGCCACGTCGTCGATGCGCTGGTCCCGCAGCACTGCACTGATGTAGACCTTCCAGTCGCCCATCGCGCTCCGAGTGCGCCCAGCCGCCTCGCGCCTCTCAGGGCAATATAGGGGCGCCAGGCGGGGAAGGCCTGCGTCGCTGTGACGCATGCTGGGCGGGGCCGTGACGTCACACAAGGCGCCGTCCCGGAGCGACCACCCAGGCTGGGGCACGTGGGGCGTGGGCGTTTAGTGCTGGCGCAGTTCTAAGGTTATCCTGTAGGATGGGTTTGgcagagcgcagtggctcactcctgtaatcccagcgctttgggaggccgaggcgggcggatcgcttgaactcagtagCGAGATTATAGTAAACTATTATAGGATCGTGTCGCTGCACGCCAGTCTGAGCCACAGAGCGAggccccgtctctaaaaaagcaaaaacaaattttaatttaaaaacatttttttgcgatgaggtctcactatgttgcccaggcgggtcagGAAGTCTtgagctcaaacagtcctcccgcctcagcctctcaaagtgatgagattacaggcgtgaaccaccgcatctggccaatctatttttaattttaaaaagctggttTTGTGAAAAAAGGATGTTGTGTCTGGACAGCCAGACCTTCACTTGTAAGGGAACCAACCATTCAACCCCCAGATTGTGGTTCTTAAGCATGAGAGAACATCAGAATCCCCCGCAAGGCTGTTAAACAGATTGCTGGGTCCCACCCCAGACTTTCTGTTCAGCAGTATAAAGTGTAGCCCGAGAATTTGTTATGTGTAACAAGTTCCCTGGTGATGGTACTGCTAGCCAAGGGGCTCTCAGACCCACTACACTAGTGCGTGTTGGGGTGGGGACAACGATATGTCACCCAGCCCTTAGGGTCCACGCCACAGTCaatgctctttttttctcttttattttcttttttcttttctttctgtctctctctttccctccctctgttccttccttccttccttccggttcaagtgattctcctgcctcagcctcctgagtagctgggactacaggcgcacgccgccgtgcccggctaatttcttgtattttagtagagacggggtttcatcgtgttgcccaggctggtttcgaactcctgagcaatccacctgccttggcctcttaaagtgctaggattacaggcgtgagccaccgcgcccggccaatgctAAGTATTTCTAACCAcgattctcaaccttggctgtacatggaattatctgaggagttttaaaaatataccactACCCATGCCCCATCCCTAGACatactgatttaattggtctgaggTGGAACTTGGGCATAGATTGGCTCCAAACGCTCCCCAAGTGATCTTAATGTATGGTCTGAGAACTACTGCTGTGTAAACAAAATGTTAGTTTCTCATAAGGAATAACATGCAGCTTCTCCTTGCACAGGGCTTTGTATACAGTATCCTAGGCTCAGTAAACATTAGCTGGGCTGGCATCTAGATTTTGCACGTTAAGATCTCATAGACCTTGTTCTCTGAGAGCTGTGGAGAAGCTGTGAATCGCTTTTCTGTCTTGGCATTTCCCGGCGGGACCCATGAAGAAAAGAGCTTTCCTTCTCAGcattttcaaagcactttatTGAGTTCCTGCGCCATCCTGGCGCGGAGCTGGCCGCACTGGGGGAATGGGACACAATCTTGCCTTCCATGCCCCAGCCACTCTCCCACTGCGGAATCACCAAGGAGGGAAAGATGAGTCCCTGAGCAATCAGGAAACGGTGTGCTCCCGGATCCAGGCCAGGTAGTAGGCCACATCGGTGTAGACGCCTGGCTTGTTGCGGTCACCACAGCCCGATCCCCAGCTGATGATGCCTTGCAGGGTGAGCCGGCGCTCTGCAGCTTGGTCCTCACACACCAGCGGGCCTCCGGAATCACCCTGGGTCGGAAACACGCAGCTCAGCGCTGTGGACCTGAGATTTGTGCTTGACGGCCTCGGGGAAGGGCGCCAACCGGGCTAAGAGCTCACCTGGCACGCATCGGTGCCGCCCTCGAGGAACCCTGCGCAGAGCATGCCGGGGAGGATGGAGGATCCGTGCACGTCCGGGGCTGAGCAGCGCTCCAGGGAGAGGAGGGGTACCTGCGCCTCCTGCAGGAAGCTGGCATATTCCTCCGCCCCTGCGAACACAGAGCGCCTTCTTCACACCCCATCTGACAACGCTTGCCGTCCGGACGATGGACAAAGCTGCTCCAGGCGCTTGTAAACCCACTCATGCCCTTCCTCTCTCGCAGCAAGCCCGAAGGGGAGGAGGTGCCATTAATTCAATTTCATAGGCAAGGAAGCTGAGGTCCAGAgaaaagccaggatttgaatggGCGGAGCGGAAACAgaaaccccacccccaccacccatcGAGAGTCGCAGAACCTGGCTCCCACACTAGCCCGGAGCGCGGGGCCAGCGTCCCAGTTGGCCTTTGCAGCCCGGCGCCCAGAGGGAACCAAGAGCAAGTTCGGTTCTCCCTGTATCCCCAGGAGATTTGGGGATCCCAGCAGTGAATCCCAGGCCCTGGGATTCTACCTGGGATTCACCTACACATTCTCACAACCCATCAGGTCAGCGCCACCCATTCTGTAGGCACCCGGAACGATACCAAAGTCGCGGGCTTCTTCCGCCTAACCCAGTGATCAAAGGTCTCCTCCCCTACCCCTGCCCCTAGCAGTTGTGCCTACCCTCGAACTGGTGGCCCCAGCCGGCCACCTGGCAGAGCGTGGTCTCGGAGGGTCGCGCGGCGCCGCTTGGCAGGCACACCGGCTGAACGTAAGGCGACAGGAGCGCGCAGCTGCCGTCCGCATCCTCCTGAAGGCGCAACAGAGCTAACCCGGGCGGAGAGGAGCGTGAGGCGGGGACGCCGGGGCCCCAAGCTCTCTTCCCGTCCCCGCGGGGCGCCCCCACGCACCCAGGTCGTGCTGGTAGCTGACGGGCGAGAAGGCCTCGTGCAAGCGGTAGGAGCGCACGGCCAACGTCTGGCACTGCTCACAGCTGTGGTTATGGCGTTCCT
Proteins encoded in this window:
- the PFN3 gene encoding profilin-3, whose amino-acid sequence is MGDWKVYISAVLRDQRIDDVAIVGHADNSCVWASRPGGLLAAISPQEVGVLTGPDRHTFLQAGLSVGGRRCCVIRDHLLADGDGVLDARTKGLDARAVCVGRAPRALLVLMGRRGVHGGILNKTVHELIRGLRMRGA